The Ziziphus jujuba cultivar Dongzao chromosome 5, ASM3175591v1 genome segment CAAAGtaaagtgattaaaaaaaaaaaaactaatgcaGCAAATTAACCATTTCATATATATGagaattattcaataaataaactaaaattatttttaaaagactaattgaaaaaacaaattgctGGGCCACACCACAAGCCCATCCACAGGTTATTAGCGGTTGCACATTTTGAAAAACGCAAGTAAGAGGTGCCGGAACTGTAGTTTGGTATGTCCAGAAAAACAGAAAACGGAGCTGTAACTGATATtggctttgactttttgttttttttttttttttgtttttttgtttttttttcttgggggtTTCTGGAATAACGGACGCCGGATTTTGTAGGTCAAATTCAGTCAAACCATGTCCGGGAACCTAGACTGCGTCGTGGTGGCCGTCGATGGTAGCGAAGAGAGCATGAACGCTTTAAAATGGGCCCTCGAAAACCTAAAGCTCCGGTCACCTGCGTCCGATTGCGATCCCGGCGGTTCCTTCGTCGTCCTCCACGTTCAGTCTCCTCCCAATATCGCCGCTGGTCTCAATCCCGGTGCAATCCCTTTCGGGGGACCCAGTTAAGTTTTTATCACCGATTGCCATTATTACCCGATTTATTAGATTCTTTGCAAGTAGAAAAGTGCTTCTctgttttgggttttattttgaagccacaacaaaaaaaaaaaaaaaaggaagcaaacttaaattgaattctttttaGGCGAGTTGGAAGTGCCAGCTTTCACTGCCGCGATTGAGGCTCACCAGAGGCGTATCACCCAGGCCGTTCTGGAACATGCTCTTAGTATTTGCTCCCAAAAAAATGTGAGTATTTTTCTATGGCTTATTATTAGGACAGATAGGACTTTTCCTCCAAAACTATAACacggttttttttctttgtaactcAACTTGAGGGATAAAGACATTGGCATTGTTTCTATGAGCTAGTATTTTTCTCGTTATTATAGTCCAATCATGCAATTTTTTCGTTAATAGTTTGACAAAATTAGCACATAACTAATTAAAACAggtttaaaaacttaaaagagtTGCATGAGTTATGTGTTGTTGATTTCATCAAATCCGTGCGTTGAAAGTCATGGTTGGACTAAACGGCTAGAGAATAGTACAATTTTTTGTAGTTGTTTTAAGGGAAGGTTTAACGAcccttgttattgttattgctattttagctttggaaattttttttctaagattttGTTTGAATAACAGGTGAATGTGAAAACCGAAGTGGTTATTGGGGATCCAAAAGAGAAGATTTGTGAAGCTGTTGAGAATTTGAAGGCTGATCTGCTTGTGATGGGATCCCGTGCTTTTGGCCCTATTAAAAGGTAATTTTCACCCATAAGCTATTGTTTTTGGGGTTTACTGGATTTGCTTGGTAATTGTGCAAGGATGCTTTGGTTCTTGAAGAGGCTTTAAGGTTGATGGACTCATAATGTTTAGTAAGAGGCTCTTATTTGTACTTTGGGAGGGTTAAAGtaggaaagaaataaaatggacTCTTGAAGgtactaatttttctttttttttttttcttttaagaagagTTGTAGAGAACTGTTCTTTGTCTGTAGATTCAATGCCCCAAATTGTAGTCTGTACATTCAATTATTATTTGGCTTTTGTACAAGTCTCTACCAAAAATCTCATGCACTGCCTTGCATTGCCACATGCTAACATACACCCCATGTTCCACGTTGATCATCGTATTTTTGGCATCACAAATTGTCTTTTGTAATCTTGTTCTTCCCGTTCAAGTAGAAGCAATACGATCACAGTTTATCATGTAGTTTCAAATCATTTGACTTTTAGAgttgatttaattatttccaGTTGTCTGCATAAATAGGCAATTATTGTAATCGACTCTACTTTTGGCAGTGGGGCACTGCAAATTTAGATCCCTAATTGCCTTTCCTTGTATTCTTTTCAGTCTATCCTTCCCTTCTTCCAGCTTCATGTCCTTCGCTCTCTATCtacttcaatattattttttctctctcattttctACTTATTTCTTCTCTCCTCCTGCCCAGACTTCTTCTTCTAGTCTTCTTGTTCCTTTCTTTCTCACTTCCCAGCTACTTATTTCTTCGTTCTCTTTCTAGCTTTGGGCATGATTCTTCACTATACTAGCAATTTGTGAATCATCTATTGTTGTTT includes the following:
- the LOC107421300 gene encoding universal stress protein PHOS34 isoform X1: MSRKTENGAVKFSQTMSGNLDCVVVAVDGSEESMNALKWALENLKLRSPASDCDPGGSFVVLHVQSPPNIAAGLNPGAIPFGGPSELEVPAFTAAIEAHQRRITQAVLEHALSICSQKNVNVKTEVVIGDPKEKICEAVENLKADLLVMGSRAFGPIKRMFLGSVSNFCANHAQCPVIIIKAKGTA
- the LOC107421300 gene encoding universal stress protein PHOS34 isoform X2, whose amino-acid sequence is MSGNLDCVVVAVDGSEESMNALKWALENLKLRSPASDCDPGGSFVVLHVQSPPNIAAGLNPGAIPFGGPSELEVPAFTAAIEAHQRRITQAVLEHALSICSQKNVNVKTEVVIGDPKEKICEAVENLKADLLVMGSRAFGPIKRMFLGSVSNFCANHAQCPVIIIKAKGTA